The following proteins come from a genomic window of Leptospira dzoumogneensis:
- a CDS encoding neutral/alkaline non-lysosomal ceramidase N-terminal domain-containing protein has product MNPNQIVKKIQPYLVSILLIFSASACGTVAEYKIAYKKPEVASKTKGLVAGISKVDLTPPPGLPLAGYSKMAETEKGFRTRLYARIFYIKKDANEPVVLIQSDLLSGSLLIHHLLAERLASKTDISFGGIVFAGTHTHSAPANFYDNNFYNEFASNKPGFDKGWTDFVLDRLTNGVEEAYKSAKPAKIASGKTAIWGLTRNRSLDAYRANKNSGFEELKPEIQYQAINPDLVMIRIDAQDKDGRYKPLGAFSTFSVHGTTVPDSNDVANADVFAYPTRILEKKIRKDFKPSWDPIHALNNSTHGDNSPDYREDMQGFIESRRIGEAIGAEAAKLFDSLQNSLSTDANLSFNTREVDLYENQKIGDAEVCDRPYVGTALTGGAEDGLTPVLNWLPFFAEGWPRWFLTGGCQGHKRIVGFKYLQPIVLPKSKFPHKLLLQSVKIADTLLLPVPFEVTKESGKRFVDEALKSSSQPIKNASVISCANGYFGYVTTPEEYTRQHYEGGHTLYGPGTQPFLQAHLADLTKNLPAAGGKESFPASWNYELDRSDRFPETEKSEGVRELVDSPELILAEENLEKHWVFRYKDVGRSEISLHESLVSIEYKEGTSDWKELTHDGEPVDDKGVDIEVRKTSNSGKGMAVYQVRWYNPEQIAKRKYRFVIRPRAGQAKFVSPEF; this is encoded by the coding sequence ATGAACCCGAATCAAATTGTGAAGAAAATACAACCGTACCTAGTTTCGATCCTTCTGATCTTTTCCGCATCCGCTTGCGGAACCGTTGCCGAATATAAGATCGCGTATAAAAAACCGGAAGTCGCTTCCAAAACCAAAGGACTGGTTGCTGGAATTTCCAAGGTGGATTTAACTCCTCCTCCCGGTTTACCTTTGGCAGGTTATTCCAAAATGGCCGAGACCGAAAAAGGTTTCCGCACTCGTCTTTATGCTAGGATTTTCTATATTAAAAAAGACGCAAATGAACCCGTAGTTCTGATCCAAAGTGACCTTTTATCCGGATCTCTTTTGATCCATCACTTGCTTGCGGAACGTTTGGCTTCTAAGACTGATATTTCTTTTGGTGGGATCGTATTCGCCGGAACTCATACTCACTCTGCTCCTGCGAACTTCTACGATAATAATTTTTACAACGAGTTTGCTTCTAACAAACCCGGATTCGATAAGGGTTGGACCGATTTCGTATTGGATCGTTTGACTAATGGAGTAGAAGAAGCATACAAGTCCGCGAAACCTGCTAAGATCGCTTCCGGAAAAACCGCTATTTGGGGACTGACCAGAAACAGATCTTTGGATGCATACCGTGCTAATAAAAACTCCGGATTCGAAGAATTAAAACCTGAGATCCAATACCAAGCGATCAATCCTGATCTAGTGATGATCCGGATCGATGCACAGGACAAAGACGGAAGATACAAACCTCTTGGTGCGTTCTCCACATTCTCAGTTCACGGAACCACAGTGCCTGATTCAAATGATGTTGCGAATGCGGATGTGTTTGCTTATCCGACTCGAATTTTAGAGAAGAAGATCCGTAAAGATTTTAAACCAAGCTGGGATCCGATCCATGCTCTGAACAATTCTACTCACGGAGATAATTCTCCCGATTATCGTGAAGACATGCAAGGTTTCATAGAATCCAGAAGGATTGGAGAAGCAATCGGGGCAGAAGCAGCCAAACTTTTTGACTCTTTGCAAAACTCCTTAAGCACTGATGCAAATCTTTCTTTTAATACAAGAGAAGTAGATTTGTATGAAAACCAAAAGATAGGTGATGCAGAAGTTTGTGATCGTCCTTATGTTGGAACTGCATTAACTGGTGGAGCGGAAGATGGGCTCACTCCGGTTCTAAACTGGCTTCCATTCTTTGCAGAAGGTTGGCCTCGTTGGTTTTTGACAGGCGGTTGCCAAGGTCATAAAAGAATTGTAGGTTTCAAATATCTGCAGCCTATCGTTCTTCCTAAATCAAAATTCCCTCATAAACTTCTTTTGCAATCCGTGAAAATTGCGGATACTCTTCTTCTTCCGGTTCCTTTCGAAGTTACTAAAGAGTCCGGAAAAAGATTCGTGGATGAGGCATTAAAATCCAGTTCTCAACCGATCAAAAATGCATCGGTGATCAGTTGTGCAAACGGATACTTCGGTTATGTAACTACTCCAGAGGAATATACTCGCCAACATTATGAAGGTGGTCATACTCTTTATGGACCTGGCACCCAACCGTTCTTACAGGCTCATCTTGCAGACCTGACCAAAAATCTTCCTGCTGCAGGAGGAAAAGAATCCTTCCCTGCGTCTTGGAACTACGAATTGGATCGTTCGGATCGTTTTCCTGAAACCGAGAAATCGGAAGGTGTAAGAGAATTGGTGGATTCTCCCGAGCTGATCTTAGCGGAAGAAAACCTGGAAAAACATTGGGTATTCCGTTATAAGGATGTGGGTCGTTCTGAGATTTCCTTACATGAATCTTTGGTTTCCATCGAATACAAAGAAGGAACTTCCGATTGGAAAGAGTTAACCCATGATGGAGAGCCTGTAGACGATAAGGGAGTCGATATAGAAGTGAGAAAAACTTCTAACTCCGGAAAAGGAATGGCAGTTTATCAAGTTCGTTGGTATAACCCGGAACAAATCGCGAAACGCAAATATAGATTTGTGATCCGCCCTCGTGCAGGCCAAGCCAAATTCGTTTCCCCAGAGTTCTAA
- a CDS encoding YiiD C-terminal domain-containing protein — translation MSQPGFLQRLKFHFFNFYPPYFGAGIKVKALNEERTLFSTTMKLTAFNKNYVGTQFGGSLYSMCDPFYMLILMEHLGPGYLVWDKAATIRFLKPGEGTVRAEFHIPKEKIQEIKEETDLKRKMDVTFTARIVDVKTGKLVAEVDKVIYVRKKLKE, via the coding sequence ATGTCCCAACCGGGCTTTTTACAAAGACTTAAATTTCATTTTTTCAATTTCTATCCTCCTTACTTCGGTGCAGGGATCAAGGTGAAGGCGCTAAACGAAGAGAGGACCTTATTCTCCACCACGATGAAACTCACAGCTTTTAATAAGAATTATGTGGGAACACAATTCGGAGGATCACTCTATTCTATGTGCGATCCTTTCTATATGTTGATCCTAATGGAACATTTAGGACCCGGATATTTGGTCTGGGACAAGGCAGCAACTATACGATTTTTAAAACCTGGAGAAGGTACCGTAAGAGCAGAGTTCCATATTCCCAAGGAAAAAATCCAAGAGATCAAAGAAGAAACGGATCTTAAAAGAAAAATGGACGTTACCTTCACTGCTCGGATCGTAGATGTAAAAACCGGTAAGCTCGTGGCAGAAGTAGACAAAGTCATCTATGTCAGAAAAAAATTGAAAGAATAA
- a CDS encoding zinc-binding dehydrogenase, whose translation MIRSVYRVDTKGSLDSLERREEELPPPQDNEVTIEIRAIGLNFADIFAIQGLYSATPKGSFIPGLEYSGKVVAVGKKVKNFKKNDKVMGVTRFGAYADYINIDSRYIFPLPSKWSFEQGAGFLVQGLTAYYALLPLGDLRKGQNVLIHSAAGGVGIYANRIAKKFGAWTLGSVGNHSKISLLEKEGYDAWIIRSSRFPEELKTALGGRELHLVLECIGGKIFKASYDALSPMGRMVVYGSASFMSQGDKVNWLTLAWRYLTRPKVDTLEIVSENKAVMGFNLIWLYEKIDELTVHLKALLKLNLEPPHIGSVYPFVDLPEAVRHFQTGNTTGKVVITVESGK comes from the coding sequence ATGATTCGCTCCGTTTATAGAGTCGATACCAAAGGTTCTTTAGATTCTCTGGAAAGAAGAGAAGAGGAACTTCCCCCTCCGCAAGACAATGAAGTCACAATAGAGATCCGTGCAATCGGTCTGAATTTTGCGGATATTTTCGCAATCCAAGGATTGTATAGCGCGACTCCAAAAGGTTCTTTTATTCCAGGATTAGAATACTCCGGCAAGGTAGTTGCCGTAGGTAAGAAGGTCAAAAACTTCAAAAAGAATGATAAGGTCATGGGAGTGACCCGCTTTGGAGCTTACGCGGATTATATAAACATAGACTCTAGATATATTTTTCCTCTTCCATCAAAATGGAGTTTCGAGCAAGGAGCAGGATTTTTAGTCCAAGGACTTACCGCTTATTATGCTCTTCTTCCTTTAGGAGATCTCAGAAAAGGGCAGAATGTATTAATACATAGTGCTGCTGGCGGAGTAGGGATCTACGCAAATCGTATCGCTAAAAAATTCGGAGCCTGGACTCTAGGCTCCGTAGGGAATCATTCTAAAATTTCTCTTTTGGAAAAAGAAGGTTATGACGCTTGGATCATTCGGTCTTCCCGTTTTCCGGAAGAATTAAAAACCGCACTCGGCGGAAGAGAATTACATTTGGTTTTAGAATGTATCGGCGGTAAAATTTTCAAAGCAAGTTACGATGCTCTTTCACCTATGGGCAGAATGGTTGTTTATGGTTCGGCTTCTTTTATGAGCCAAGGAGATAAGGTCAATTGGCTGACTTTAGCTTGGAGATATTTGACCAGACCTAAAGTGGATACACTAGAGATCGTTTCCGAAAATAAAGCAGTTATGGGATTCAATCTGATCTGGTTATATGAGAAGATCGATGAATTGACTGTTCATCTAAAAGCGTTATTGAAATTAAATTTGGAACCACCTCATATAGGTTCCGTATATCCTTTTGTGGATCTTCCGGAAGCGGTTCGGCATTTCCAAACTGGAAATACTACCGGTAAAGTGGTGATTACTGTCGAATCCGGAAAATGA
- a CDS encoding polyprenyl synthetase family protein, whose product MTNRTETNELSQLLKRSKDRFEDHLENEVYPFFKKESAPELSAAMEYSLRAGGKRLRPILAFASFGKINKDSLSIGAALEFVHTYSLIHDDLPSMDDDDFRRGKPSLHKQFSEATAILAGDALQAYAFDWLTQIDSSDKNLHKDLVRTLAKGAGAAGMVSGQMYDLLLERNPSSLIGTKEELLSKTHRLKTGALIQASFLMGNRLREDYQEREETISEYGAKLGLLFQITDDILDIEGTKEDLGKTPGKDGKSGKITYPSLYGMETCKQMVSDLVSELEELGSYLDTSSSKIEISEFPEFFQSLPSNIGKRKN is encoded by the coding sequence ATGACAAATAGAACGGAAACAAACGAACTTTCTCAATTATTAAAACGTTCCAAGGATCGTTTCGAAGATCATTTAGAAAACGAAGTATATCCATTTTTTAAAAAAGAATCCGCTCCTGAACTTTCTGCAGCTATGGAATACAGTCTGAGAGCCGGTGGAAAAAGATTAAGACCTATTCTTGCTTTCGCTTCTTTTGGAAAGATCAACAAAGATTCACTTTCGATCGGAGCTGCATTAGAATTTGTTCATACATATAGTTTGATCCATGATGATCTTCCTAGTATGGACGATGATGATTTCAGAAGAGGAAAGCCTTCTCTTCATAAACAATTTTCAGAGGCAACCGCAATACTTGCGGGAGATGCCTTGCAGGCTTACGCATTTGATTGGTTGACCCAAATCGATTCTTCCGATAAAAATTTGCATAAGGATCTGGTTAGGACTTTGGCAAAAGGTGCCGGGGCTGCGGGAATGGTCTCCGGACAAATGTATGATCTATTATTAGAGAGAAATCCTTCTTCTTTGATCGGAACAAAAGAAGAGCTACTTTCTAAAACTCATAGATTGAAAACCGGGGCATTGATCCAGGCTTCCTTTCTGATGGGAAATCGTTTGAGAGAAGATTACCAAGAAAGAGAAGAAACTATTTCCGAATATGGCGCCAAGCTTGGTTTATTATTTCAGATTACGGACGATATTTTGGATATCGAAGGAACTAAGGAAGATCTTGGAAAAACTCCGGGCAAAGATGGAAAATCCGGAAAGATCACTTATCCTTCTTTATATGGAATGGAAACCTGCAAACAGATGGTTTCAGACCTAGTTTCCGAGTTGGAAGAATTAGGATCCTATCTGGATACTTCTTCTTCTAAAATAGAAATTTCCGAATTCCCTGAATTCTTTCAATCTCTACCTTCTAACATTGGCAAAAGAAAAAATTAG
- a CDS encoding TlyA family RNA methyltransferase gives MAKEKIRLDDLLLKKGLAEDISKARSLILSGSVLVNDRMSDKVGTLFDESVEIRIREIIPKYVSRGAYKLKAAFKKWNISVKEKLCIDWGASTGGFTQVLLEEGADLVFAFDVGYGQMASKVAMNPKVTVRDRFHIRDTSWKLLSSLWSEKTDKEFPGEIFLVMDLSFISLRIVLPVLSELKSKNPNVRWNIVSLFKPQFETESRNLDKGVLRDPWIRWKTIRSFLRFLKNEIKGKRIGLVESPITGRDGNREILVYWTL, from the coding sequence TTGGCAAAAGAAAAAATTAGACTAGATGACTTACTCTTGAAAAAGGGTTTGGCCGAGGACATTTCCAAGGCCAGAAGTCTGATCTTATCCGGTTCCGTTCTCGTGAACGATCGAATGTCCGACAAGGTAGGCACATTATTCGACGAATCCGTAGAGATCCGTATCAGAGAAATTATTCCTAAATATGTAAGCAGGGGAGCTTATAAACTCAAGGCTGCATTCAAAAAATGGAATATTTCCGTTAAAGAAAAACTTTGTATTGATTGGGGAGCTTCTACGGGAGGATTCACTCAAGTACTTTTAGAAGAAGGAGCGGACTTAGTTTTCGCTTTCGATGTTGGTTACGGGCAGATGGCTTCCAAGGTCGCGATGAACCCAAAGGTTACCGTTAGAGACCGGTTTCATATAAGGGATACTAGTTGGAAATTATTGTCTTCTTTATGGTCGGAAAAAACCGATAAAGAATTTCCAGGCGAGATCTTTCTAGTCATGGACTTAAGTTTTATTTCTCTTCGTATTGTTCTCCCTGTTCTCTCCGAACTCAAAAGTAAAAATCCGAATGTTCGATGGAATATTGTCAGCTTATTCAAACCTCAGTTCGAAACCGAATCCAGAAATTTGGATAAAGGGGTTCTGAGGGATCCTTGGATACGTTGGAAGACGATCCGATCTTTTTTGCGGTTTTTGAAAAATGAAATTAAGGGAAAAAGGATCGGTTTGGTAGAATCCCCGATTACCGGGAGAGACGGCAATCGGGAAATTTTGGTGTACTGGACTCTTTAA
- the gcvT gene encoding glycine cleavage system aminomethyltransferase GcvT — protein MSQWKTTPLHEEHKLLGAKMIPFGGWDMPVQYSGIIAEHTATRQAAGLFDVSHMGEIFIEGQADIILGFLESVTCNSVSSLANGQVQYNAIINENGGLVDDITLYKFNDQKYMICANASNVDSVYEYLKKYVPASAKLENQSASWHQIAIQGPKADPILSSYFKSDLSHIGYYKFVLFPFSGEEIILSRTGYTGEDGFEIYSSNPTGVKIWKELLEFGKDQGLLPVGLGARDTLRIEAKYPLYGHELDENRSPNQSGIGWIVKEKKTPYPKYQEIISEKKEGPKRKIVAFELQEAGVPRENMPVLDSNGKNIGITTSGTFSPSLKKGIGLALVDSEKIQHGESIQIEIRGQAKSAIIFTQSFIPGSIRKN, from the coding sequence ATGTCCCAATGGAAAACCACGCCTCTGCACGAGGAGCATAAACTTTTAGGCGCTAAGATGATCCCTTTCGGCGGTTGGGACATGCCTGTTCAATATTCAGGAATCATTGCTGAACATACAGCGACCAGACAAGCTGCCGGTCTATTCGATGTTTCTCACATGGGTGAGATTTTTATCGAAGGTCAGGCAGATATCATCCTCGGCTTTCTGGAATCAGTTACCTGTAATTCTGTTTCGTCCCTAGCGAACGGACAAGTGCAGTACAACGCAATCATCAATGAGAATGGCGGCCTCGTAGACGATATCACTCTCTACAAGTTTAACGACCAAAAATATATGATCTGCGCAAACGCATCCAATGTGGATTCAGTTTACGAGTATCTGAAAAAATATGTTCCGGCTTCCGCAAAATTAGAAAACCAAAGCGCTTCTTGGCATCAGATTGCGATCCAAGGTCCAAAAGCGGATCCGATACTTTCTTCTTATTTTAAATCGGATCTAAGCCATATCGGATATTATAAATTCGTGTTATTCCCTTTCTCGGGAGAAGAGATCATTCTTTCCAGGACCGGTTATACTGGAGAAGACGGATTCGAAATTTACAGCTCTAATCCTACCGGCGTTAAGATCTGGAAGGAACTGCTGGAGTTCGGAAAAGACCAAGGACTTCTTCCTGTAGGCTTAGGAGCAAGAGACACACTTAGGATCGAGGCAAAATATCCCCTTTACGGTCATGAGTTGGACGAAAACAGAAGTCCGAACCAATCCGGGATAGGCTGGATCGTAAAAGAAAAGAAAACTCCTTATCCTAAATACCAAGAGATCATCTCCGAAAAAAAAGAAGGGCCTAAAAGAAAGATCGTTGCATTCGAACTGCAAGAAGCAGGCGTCCCAAGAGAAAATATGCCGGTCTTAGATTCGAACGGCAAAAATATCGGGATCACCACTTCCGGTACCTTCTCCCCTTCCTTAAAAAAGGGAATAGGACTCGCACTCGTGGACTCTGAAAAGATCCAACATGGAGAATCCATCCAGATAGAGATCAGAGGACAGGCAAAGTCCGCAATTATATTCACCCAATCTTTCATTCCGGGAAGCATTCGGAAAAATTAA
- the gcvP gene encoding aminomethyl-transferring glycine dehydrogenase codes for MSIATWNGSGKQTEMNHPLDPLDTFSRRHIGPDEDQIKEMLSTLGLSGLEELVAKAVPEGIRLEKALDLPKASTERKILNDLKKIASKNKLYRSYIGSGYQASVMPGVIQRNILENPGWYTAYTPYQAEISQGRLEALLNFQTMIMDLTGLEISNASLLDEATAAAEAVFLAYGIRKNETSKLLFISELCHPQTIDVVRTRALPLGIEVKIGNHLNAELNEDYFAVIVQYPGTEGTIYNYESFFQLAHNVGALTICAADLLSLTVLKAPGEFGADVAVGSTQRFGLPYGFGGPHAGYFATKDEFKRNMPGRLVGVSKDSQGNPGLRLSLQTREQHIRRDKATSNICTAQVLLAVLSSMYAVYHGPKGLKDIAFRVHRLAETLAKNLEKAGFAIQNKTFFDTIVLDLGPKAQTYIDTASKKEINFRSLGNGRISIALDETVEVSDLEDILSVFGISKIDLSLEGISIPNEFIRTSKYLTHPVFNSHHTETKMLRYIRKLESRDLSLTTSMIPLGSCTMKLNATVEMFPVTWPEFSNIHPFAPASQTEGYRTVFSQLESWLSQVTGFPGISLQPNAGSQGEYAGLLAIRNYHISRGDKERDICLIPISAHGTNPASAAMVGFKVVVVACDSEGNVDLEDLKAKAKEHSKDLAALMITYPSTHGVYEEPIKEICSIIHENGGQVYMDGANMNAQVGITRPANIGADVCHLNLHKTFCIPHGGGGPGVGPIGVAEHLKPFLPGHPLVDNGTGNEHGAVSAAPWGSASIVLISWVYIALLGTEGLEHATKAAILNANYIAKRLENYFPVLYKGKNGFVAHECILDVRPFKKTSGVEVEDIAKRLMDYGFHAPTMSFPVPGTLMIEPTESESQEELDRFCEAMISIHSEIQEIEQGKADPKDNPLKNAPHTSAMVISDNWDHAYSREKAAYPAPWTKEHKFWPYVGRIDNVYGDRNLVCSCLPLESYL; via the coding sequence ATGAGTATTGCAACTTGGAACGGATCCGGCAAACAAACTGAAATGAATCACCCACTCGATCCTTTGGATACTTTTTCGAGAAGGCATATAGGTCCTGATGAAGATCAGATCAAGGAAATGTTATCCACACTTGGATTATCCGGGTTGGAAGAGTTGGTGGCAAAAGCAGTTCCGGAAGGAATTCGTTTGGAAAAAGCTTTAGATCTTCCTAAGGCCTCTACCGAAAGAAAGATCTTAAACGATCTGAAAAAGATCGCTTCTAAGAACAAGTTGTATCGTTCTTATATCGGTTCCGGTTACCAAGCAAGCGTTATGCCTGGAGTGATCCAAAGAAATATTTTGGAAAATCCGGGTTGGTACACTGCCTACACTCCTTACCAAGCTGAAATTTCCCAAGGAAGATTAGAGGCGCTTCTAAATTTCCAAACAATGATCATGGATCTGACAGGTTTGGAAATCTCGAATGCGTCTCTTTTGGATGAAGCTACCGCTGCCGCAGAAGCAGTATTCTTAGCATATGGAATTCGTAAAAACGAAACTTCCAAATTACTTTTTATCTCCGAGTTATGCCATCCTCAAACAATTGATGTGGTTCGCACAAGAGCGCTTCCACTTGGAATCGAAGTAAAAATCGGAAATCATTTAAACGCAGAACTAAACGAAGATTATTTTGCAGTAATCGTTCAGTATCCAGGAACAGAAGGAACCATTTATAATTACGAAAGTTTCTTCCAATTAGCTCATAATGTTGGAGCTCTAACAATCTGTGCTGCGGATCTACTTTCACTCACAGTTTTAAAAGCTCCCGGAGAATTCGGAGCGGATGTAGCAGTAGGAAGCACCCAAAGATTCGGATTACCTTATGGATTCGGCGGCCCTCACGCAGGTTATTTCGCAACGAAAGACGAATTTAAAAGAAATATGCCGGGAAGACTTGTAGGAGTTTCCAAGGACAGCCAAGGAAATCCTGGACTCAGACTTTCTCTACAAACAAGAGAGCAGCATATCAGAAGAGATAAGGCTACTTCTAATATCTGTACCGCACAGGTTCTATTAGCAGTTCTATCTTCTATGTATGCCGTGTATCATGGACCTAAAGGTTTAAAAGATATCGCTTTTAGAGTTCATAGACTGGCTGAAACATTGGCTAAAAATTTGGAGAAGGCAGGTTTTGCCATCCAAAACAAAACTTTCTTCGATACGATCGTTTTAGATCTAGGACCCAAGGCCCAAACTTATATAGATACGGCCTCTAAAAAAGAGATCAATTTCAGAAGTTTAGGAAATGGCAGAATTTCAATCGCTCTGGACGAAACTGTAGAAGTTTCCGATCTAGAAGATATTCTTTCGGTATTCGGGATCTCCAAGATCGATCTTTCCTTAGAAGGAATTTCTATCCCGAACGAATTTATCAGAACTTCTAAATATCTTACACATCCAGTGTTCAATTCTCATCATACAGAAACAAAAATGTTGAGATATATTAGAAAATTGGAATCCAGAGATCTTTCTCTTACTACTTCTATGATCCCTCTGGGTTCTTGCACGATGAAGCTGAATGCGACTGTGGAAATGTTCCCTGTTACCTGGCCTGAGTTTTCCAATATACATCCATTCGCACCTGCAAGCCAAACAGAAGGATACAGAACAGTATTCTCTCAATTAGAATCTTGGCTTTCACAAGTGACTGGATTCCCAGGAATTTCACTGCAACCGAATGCAGGTTCTCAAGGAGAATATGCGGGACTTCTCGCGATCCGAAACTATCATATCAGCAGAGGAGATAAGGAGAGAGACATTTGTTTGATCCCGATCTCTGCACACGGAACCAATCCTGCTTCTGCCGCGATGGTTGGATTCAAAGTAGTAGTGGTTGCCTGCGATTCAGAAGGAAACGTAGACTTAGAAGATCTGAAAGCAAAAGCTAAAGAACATTCTAAAGACCTAGCTGCATTGATGATCACTTACCCTTCTACACATGGAGTGTACGAAGAACCTATTAAGGAAATCTGTTCCATCATTCATGAGAATGGAGGACAGGTTTATATGGACGGGGCGAATATGAACGCTCAGGTAGGGATCACAAGACCTGCGAATATAGGCGCAGACGTTTGCCATCTGAACTTACATAAAACTTTCTGTATTCCTCACGGTGGTGGCGGGCCAGGAGTTGGACCGATCGGAGTTGCAGAACATCTAAAACCGTTCTTACCCGGCCATCCTCTTGTAGATAACGGAACAGGCAACGAACATGGTGCCGTTTCCGCAGCTCCTTGGGGAAGTGCAAGTATCGTTCTGATCTCTTGGGTGTACATCGCACTTTTAGGAACAGAAGGATTAGAGCATGCAACTAAGGCGGCGATCCTAAACGCGAACTATATTGCAAAACGTTTAGAAAACTATTTCCCTGTACTTTACAAAGGTAAAAACGGATTCGTTGCACACGAATGTATCCTGGATGTAAGACCTTTCAAAAAGACCAGCGGTGTAGAAGTAGAAGATATTGCAAAACGTCTGATGGACTACGGATTCCATGCACCTACAATGTCTTTCCCGGTTCCTGGAACTTTGATGATAGAACCTACTGAATCAGAATCCCAAGAAGAATTGGATCGTTTCTGTGAAGCGATGATCTCCATCCATTCAGAGATCCAAGAAATTGAACAAGGCAAAGCGGATCCAAAAGACAATCCTCTCAAAAATGCACCTCATACTTCTGCGATGGTAATCTCAGACAATTGGGACCATGCTTATTCCAGAGAAAAGGCTGCTTATCCTGCACCTTGGACTAAAGAGCATAAATTCTGGCCTTATGTAGGAAGAATAGATAACGTATATGGGGATAGGAACCTGGTTTGTTCCTGTCTTCCTTTAGAATCGTATCTCTAA
- the gcvH gene encoding glycine cleavage system protein GcvH — MAVTNAPPGYKFTEKHEWVKVEGDTALIGISDYAQAALGDIVFVDLPKVGKSIKQLDTFGTIESVKAAEDLYAPISGEVVEVNGNLSKNPAAVNSDPFGSWMIRVKGINPPELEKLLDPESYREFVSKLD; from the coding sequence ATGGCAGTAACTAACGCACCTCCGGGCTATAAGTTCACAGAAAAACACGAATGGGTAAAAGTAGAAGGGGACACCGCATTGATCGGGATCTCTGACTATGCCCAGGCGGCACTCGGAGATATCGTTTTTGTGGACCTTCCAAAAGTAGGGAAATCGATCAAACAACTGGACACATTCGGAACGATAGAATCCGTAAAAGCAGCGGAAGATTTATACGCTCCTATCAGCGGAGAAGTAGTCGAAGTTAATGGGAACCTTTCCAAAAACCCGGCTGCGGTGAATTCGGATCCTTTCGGATCTTGGATGATCCGAGTTAAGGGGATCAATCCTCCCGAATTGGAGAAATTATTAGATCCCGAATCTTACAGAGAATTCGTGAGCAAACTGGATTAG
- a CDS encoding dienelactone hydrolase family protein, protein MKKIIWFSITFLLATNVLSAKVKSEFVEYKQGDTVLEGFVAYPEGAKKAPGIVLVHDWMGLGENTKARAEQLAELGYVAFAADIYGKGVRPKSMEEASKLAASFREGDRKLLRARGQAALDALKSQTGVDPKNLAILGYCFGGTAALELARSGAPLKGTISFHGGLSSPKPDDAKNIKGKVLALHGADDPFVKPDEVAAFQEEMRSAGVDWQFVSYGGAVHSFTIKEAGNDNSKGAAYNEKADKRSWLELKNFLKEIFPSK, encoded by the coding sequence ATGAAAAAGATCATTTGGTTCAGTATAACGTTTCTTTTAGCGACGAATGTTTTATCTGCAAAAGTTAAATCCGAATTCGTAGAATACAAACAAGGCGACACAGTCTTAGAAGGTTTTGTTGCTTATCCGGAAGGAGCCAAAAAAGCTCCAGGTATAGTGCTTGTCCATGACTGGATGGGCTTAGGAGAAAATACAAAAGCAAGAGCGGAACAACTCGCAGAGTTAGGATATGTAGCTTTTGCCGCGGATATTTACGGAAAAGGTGTACGTCCTAAATCCATGGAAGAAGCTTCCAAATTAGCCGCTTCTTTTAGAGAAGGTGACCGCAAATTATTAAGAGCCAGAGGCCAGGCCGCGTTAGACGCATTAAAATCTCAAACTGGTGTAGACCCCAAAAACCTCGCGATCCTAGGATACTGTTTCGGTGGGACCGCTGCCTTGGAATTAGCCAGAAGTGGAGCTCCTTTAAAAGGAACCATTAGCTTTCATGGAGGATTATCTAGTCCTAAGCCAGACGATGCTAAAAATATTAAAGGTAAAGTATTAGCCCTTCATGGAGCGGACGATCCTTTCGTAAAACCGGATGAGGTGGCGGCTTTCCAAGAAGAAATGAGAAGTGCTGGAGTAGACTGGCAGTTCGTTTCTTACGGTGGAGCGGTTCATTCTTTCACGATCAAAGAAGCAGGGAATGATAACTCTAAAGGAGCGGCTTATAATGAAAAAGCGGATAAACGTTCCTGGTTAGAATTGAAAAACTTTCTGAAAGAAATTTTCCCTTCTAAATAA